ttaaaatgtaagcgttgataaaaggtttcatctctgacggaggaatttggcatttgttcactacttgcttcaaagcatctttagcagctgcatcagctTGCTCATTGCCTAAAAGTCTGACATGTCCAGGAACCCAGCAAAACATTATgtgataaaactgattttgtagttGGTGAACTTTAGTTAAAATGTTATCAATTAAAGGATGATCATTCGTTGAAGATTCCATAACTTGGAGGCATGATTTAGAGTCTGTAAAAATGATGGATTTCTTTTGTTGGGCATTTTCCATATACTCCAATGCTAAAAGTAAGTTAAGAAATGTTAACTACCACTACAATCATTATTGGGTAGCAAGattttacataaacactatttAAATAGCTTAAATCAGTGGTCCAGGGTTCCCCTTAGAATCTGGTTTAAAGAATGTAATTCTCCACTACTCGAAAAACAGTCTAGAGTGATTAAATGGGTAGCATTTGACCCTGACTTTAAACCAACTAAAATCGATGGGAGGTTTCAAGCTTGGTATAGGCTCGGCATCACTACATTTAGCTTGATTTCCTCAAATGGGGAATTAGATAGCTTCTAGAAAATCTCAGATAAGTATGGTCTGGACAAATGTGATTTCTTTAGGTATTTGCAAACCAGAACCTATTTTAATAGTGAGATTAGATGCTCAGAGAACCATCCCCCCAATTTAATTGACTTAGTTATAGACATCTACAAGAACAAAGATAATAGAAGACTTGTTTCAAAATTGTATTCTGCCATCCGATCGACCAAGGAAGAATCAACAAATTATATCAGACTAAAATGGGAGAGAGAATCCAACCTAGTTATCTCAGAGGAAGATTGGTTGAATATCTGCTCAGTACAGGCCACCTCTTCCAATTCTGGTATGTGGAGAGATTTTTGCTGGAAGAATCTTACCAGATACTTTATAACCCCCAAATTAACATACATGCAAACACAGGACAAGGACAGGGGGCAgtgctggaggaaatgtggagaaGACTTGGCAAACCACTTTCACATATTTTGGAGTTGCCCAGCCATCCAGCCATATTGGAAGGATGTAAAGCAAATAATACGTAATATTTTTGGTGATGATGTGGATCTTTCTTTTACAACAATTTATCTGGGAAATATTGCAGCCAACCTAACGGTAAAAGACAAGTACTTATTAAACATACTCCTAGCAACCAGTAAGAAAACTGTGACTCGAAAGTGGCTACAATTGGAACCCCCTACAAAATCTGAATGGTTGGATATCATATCTAATGTTCAAAATATGGAGAGGAtgacattttctttaaaactacGAATGGACAAATACCTGCAATATTGGGAGAAATGGATTGTACTTATGCCTTTATACAGTGTAACctgatttatatatgtatttgttcatgtgacCTGTAAGGAAATATGTGACCTGTCAACCGTTCATTTAAGTTCTggtgttttattgtattaattacctaattttattccttttttttttttttttttttaacctactttttgtgttttttttttctctccttaaaagaaataaaaataaagtataaaaaaaaaaaaaaaaaaaagaaatgttaacTAATCAACTGGTCTGTATTTCCCACTGGCTGAAGGACAACTGTCTAACTCTAAATTACAACAAAACAGTTTCAATGTGTTTCTCCTCAAAAAACAGAGcgctaaatgcatttaaaatccaAATTGACCAAAAGGAAATTAAGGAAGTGAGTGAATTTAAATACCTAGGTGTCATCATAGACTCAAAGCTTAAGTTTGATGCCCACATCAAGAAAATGTCTAAGGCTATTAAGACAAATTTAAACTGTTTTCGTATGATAAGGCCATATATATCTCTTAAAGCAGCGCAAATGTTTGTGCATGCTATGATATTTTCACGTATGTCTTATTGTGCAATAATCTGGGGTCAAGCAACGCAGTCAGTTGTTAAGCCTGTAATATCTCTttacaaacaaactttaaaagtaaTGGATCAGAAACCAATAAGACGGCACCATTGtcaaattcttaaaaaatataatgtgttaagttttgatagttttttaaagttttcgtttttaaaaaaacatgttatagggtgctttcacacctacacttttgtttcggaacgtgtctcgtttgcccagttagcgcggttcgtttggcatatgtgaacagggcaatcgcgctctgttccgcgccaaagtaatcgctccgagatcgcttgaatgaggtggtctcggctcgattgaaacgaaccctggagcggttcgattgcagtgagaaagcgatccgatccgagcgcggttatatcacagtgttttatggatatgtaataggcttacggctatatgaagagagaattatgagtatggcgggaattTTCGCAAGTATtcagatgcccgcaaacgagtgatgatctcccggtaatctcgcgtctccctcctggtcctcaaataggcatcgttgcgcacccttctcacccctccccaccgcatctctcctcagacacatcgcgccacgcaccctgtcaatcaccaccaaaccaccacctctcctgacagcttagcgggacgctgcaaaataaactctgaccaatgtgaggagagtttactcgcacgtgacttgttttagctcttttggtccgtttagaaactttgcagtgtgaaagcgaaccgctccaagagcaaagagcaacaatgtaacaattataatctctgtttcggaacaactgaatcgattcacaggtgtgaaagcaccctaagtgtatACATGGTCTTGCTCCTAAAGTAGTttgtgagttaataaataaattcagtagtGATGGGGCGAAGACTAGAGGGGCAGTACGTGGGAATTGTAGAATCCGCAGATGCAGAACCGCTGTGGGTCAGTCATCCTTTTCAGTAAAAGGTTCACATCTATGGAATGCCATGCCTGTTCATTTAAAGTTACAATCTGAACTCccagtttttttctgtaaagctgaaagaagggttgaaatctttacagcaatgtgaacattaagcattgctctttcaggttggtcccatttacatttctctttatccatatggacttgcatcttatgtttatggctctgtaaatattgtacatgtttgctgtattgAGTTTTATTCTTGccggttttctttattattattattattatttttcttttttataatgtaaagcctaaccagggacgagggctgcaaattagctttatgctatatgccctatgtacacaacatcggttatctttgtataacaatagcccctttcacacatacagacctttccggaaaattgccggcaattttccggaaaggttgtatgtgtgaacaggtcctttttgaaaataccggtaaattcgttctggctattttccggaaagcgaagttgtaacattaccggcaatttgccggaatgctgcgctgtgtgaatgcagaaggaagattcccgtaataagcgcgtgcacgtctagaacgtgctgacgtgagacgtctgctttagccaatcacaacagtcagacgcattcacgtccgtgcggtttgtgaagataaaagcctttgaatattattccagacacatttagctgctagaagttagtcagatcacgtttatatgttcttcttaatgtcaattgtgtaaataatcatcgatgagatgattatgataagccgttgtttgtttaccttcaagctttgcgtgcgcctatgagcgcctgcacacgcacatattatgaacatctcgacatgcgaaagtgatcctgcgaaagttgttcacaatattgatcgtccacagagtttgtaatttagtcaaatgtttacaaatacaagcgcagccgtttaaagctcatttgtggtgaatgatgtcagaatttaccggtattttggaatggatgtgtgaatgctcttttccggaaaatttccgtaacgtcctcgcctgtgtgaacagcgcttttttcaatataccggtaaagtcgttccggaaatttttcagaaatttaccggtatcactgtgtgaaaggggctaatgtcaagtgtattgtccctgtaaaataaacaagcaaataaaattttttttaaaaagcgcgGGCTTCAGCTGTGAATATGGAGCATTCTTTAGGCAGACTGATTCCATGACTTTGTTCCCCTGTCACCATTGCTGCTGCTACATTACTATCCATCTTTGAACCATCTGTCAAGATTGGTATTTGCTGAGAATAGACGGGAGcgttagtaattaatgacagaaagagttttcagttttgattGAACAATCTTGAAACAATTCTTTTTTTCCCACCTCGTAGCGCCGGGCCTGCCTATAGCCTacgtttgttatgaataaattatgttaaaacgaCTCATTCTTGAGAAAaggagctgtgtgcatgtgcacgtTTGAATAACCTCTGGCTGTAAacgggcttttaaaaagctgtcaatcaaaatgtaattGTCGGCCCTTATTGGGCATAACtcttatggcccgattacagctctactACTGCTGTGGTGGGGATcgcgatgccagctcagcatcgtgataTCTATAGTCTATCGACCCAAATCTAGTAGGAACCAGAGTATAAGAGGAAAAAACCCACTCCAGACTGAagaattattagaaattattaataACTGAGCATGTGACACTGTGCAAACTATAAGCAGGATCTTCTCAAGTTCACCTGAAGGCAGTGTTAGTGTTTGTCTGATCATGCGAGTCACTTTGTCAAACAAAACTCATCAAGATGCTCATATGAGATTTCTCTAAAATAAGACTTATTTAGAGCTGCACATTTGATTGAGGATTAAATGACTCTGAATTCAGCTTCGAGAAATAAAAACTGACCTGTTTGTTCCTCAGGATCTTCATGTTTCACTGTGAACACTTCTGTAATGCTCAGaccttcactctcctctttaatcctCAGTTCTTCATTCTCCTCTTTAATCCTCAGTTCTTCATTCTCCTCTTTAATtaacgccatctttataatagTAGATGATAATAAAGAGCAGATCTCAGTCGCTTCTCCAGGAGTTTTCCTCTGCGTTTAGACACTTTTCTCTGTTTAAGAGgcaaaaaacaacagaaataaataataaaaatgaatgtgtTGACCAGTGTAGTTATTAATATTGCACACTCATGAACACACAGAGTTTGTAAAGCTAGCTTGTGTGCATTTACACTGTTTTGACTGGATGTCAGAGGTAATATTAATCACAatataacatgtttaaaagttcCTCAACAATGGTCACAGACAAAATATCACAGACAATACAGTCAAATGTAGATTATAGAAAACAGACTATAATATAAGAGTCACATGTGTTCTCCGTGTTAAAGCTTGAACACTGCTGGAGGCAGAAATCGTCTCCAGGTAATATTTTACATCTTTACAACAAAATAAGAAACCAGTTTTAGAGACAGAAAAGCGTTTGTGTGTCAACAATGTTGCtggtaaaacaaataagagttatTAGaagatatttatttactttatcagCGCAATAAAACGGACCATTTAGACTGAAATGAGTTCTGAAAGCTGTTTTTATCTCTACTgaattcatgtttgtttgtttactcacAGATTCACGTCAGAGAAATGAGACGCGCCGTTTCTGCTACTCGCGTTATATTAATTAAGCTTTTAACTAAAAGTTAATTTAACTATCGCGCgcttaaatttattaattttgcaGTACTTGTAAAATGAACTATATTTTGATTTGAACGAGGCTGCAGCGTTTAAGACAAACCTTTTCGTTGAACAGCAAACACGAAAGCGCGGCGCGTACCTATGACGTCATCCCATAgtaccaaaataaaagtctaacGTAGGACTGAGCGAtttgggggagaaaaaaaaaatcacctcaaCATTCTCCaatagtgcacacacacactttatattacaGAAACACTCCATGCTAAATTGTATATATTTGGTGTGTACCCttatatgtattgtgtgtgtgtaggcttcTGACTAAAAGACAGCTCTATGCATTATTATAGGGAAAGTTTTGAGACCCTGAGATGCaatcaattaaataaagtttactgaGAAGAGGAGAGGGGTAACAGGACAAAAGGTAGACCTTTGCATCTTATTCAAGAAGAAAGTTTGGCAGCAGGAGGAATGATGTGGTGTTGAGAAACTCATACTGTTAATCAGTACACAGAACTGAATTAATATAGGACTTGAGAATGAGGAAGACAAggaggagcagaagcaggagacgaaGTAATGATGACAAAGaaagagcagagtttattgaGTAATCACAGTTCTGTATGTTTTAATGCTCAGACATCGtctgaccaggacaaatctaacaAGAGttattacagggtttctgcagatatcatagtgtcaagtttaaaactttttaagacgattaagtattaaatttaagacctatatcacaatatcaaaaacaaGCATATGAAAGATTACTGCCATTAAAATGGAGAAATTCTCTTATCTCTTACTCATTAAAACAGTTTACTTTGATTCCACACGATCATAAACTTATAAGGAATATGAAATACCAAGAAAAACAAAGCAATAATTCTACAAAAACTATactaaaagtaaaaacaaaatgaaatgagacaaaaaaaaatctaatctattAACTaactaaaccaggggtgctcaatcctgttcctggatatctgTGAAGTTTCCGGGGGAAATCAGGTGCCGGATCTGGCGTGTTCCGGAGCAAATTAAGCCCCACTATATCCTCGTTCACCATTCCGTACACACGTCCACTTAAAGTAGTGACTGAAGTGAGCGAGACAATTGGAGCACTAAACTCAAACTACATGGCTTTAAGTAAATAGTAATGTATTTAGACACTTGGGATGCCATCTTGTGGCCAGATGCAAATTAATTTGATGCACAAACCCTCACAGTGCATTATGTGGAATTTCTAGCTGTTGACTGTACATTGGTTGTAAACTTATATTGCAATGCATTGTGGCATTAATTGAGAGCACTTCAGAACATGCACTATGGTTTCGGACAGCACTAGAAATGGCTGCTCCCccaaatagtgcactatttagGGGTATTGGGCGCTTTTAAACGCAGCCCATGTCTTTACTGGCATTTCAGTGGAGTAAATTATAAAGAGGCGCAGCAGCATTGGGTGTTTATTGCTAGATTAATTGGCAAGACAAAAACTGACATGCTCACTTGGGCAATTCTTGACGATTGGTATTGTGGCCAGACTCACACAGAGATCAGATTTGAAACATTTGTCTTTTGCATGAATCTTCTTGTGCCGGTTAAGCTCTCGTTTACATACATATCTCTTTTCACACTGATCACacgtgaacggtttctctccagtgtgatgCATAATGTGAACACTAAGAGTAGACTTGCatgcaaaactctttccacactgttggcaggtgtacggcctctctccaaaGTGAACACGAATGTGAACTTTAAGATTACTCATTTGACTGAATCTTTTTCCGCAATGCTGACAGGCAAATGGCTTTTCCCCGGTGTGAATCTTCTTGTGAATTTCAAGGTTGTGTTTgtgactgaaactctttccacactgttggcaggtgtacggcctctctccaaaGTGAACACGAAAGTGAACTTTAAGATTACCCATTTGACTGAATCTTTTTCCACAATGCTGACAGGCAAACGGTTTTTCCCCAGTGTGAATCGTCTTGTGAATTTCAAGGTTTTGTTTgtgactgaaactctttccacactcagtaCATGAGAAAGGCTTCTCGCcggtgtgagttctcatgtggatTTCGAAACCTGATTTTgcagtgaaactctttccacactgatcacatgtgaaaagcttctctccagtgtgaattctcatgtgaaatttaaggttttgttttttactgaaaTGTTTTCCACACTGATGACAGGGGAAAGGTTTGGTTTTCTCAGCTCTTTTACATGAAGTGTTCTTTGCCAGTAAAAATGGTTTATCAGTCATTAAATCTGGGTGTTTCCCACACTGATCTTTCTCTTCAATTTCATTCAGTTCttgagtctcttctttcagcaccatcagcCCTAAAGTGAAAAAACAACAGTTAACACCAGTTTAAAGGCACAAAACAGCAGACATGAAAATCAACACAGAATATCTAAACCATTGAGTGCTACAGGGCTCAGCATTAGGTCCTCTACTTGTCTTTGTAAATATTTCCactaaaaagtttacatttttattgtcatGCAAAATTTTCTGCGGGTCCTAAactctttaaaagtcttaaatcttaTAAGGAGTAGTAAGTCTTATACTCATGTTGTTAATAAAACTTAACTGCTGTGTGAGATCAAAAGATTCAGAGTTTGaaattcaataaaaacaaagagaaTTTACTGAAGATAGTCTACAGTTCTATGGCAGAAGGTCTTCACAATCGCAGAGTTCGCTGGCCGATCTCACTGCCTTACAACAACACAGCAGTTATACTCCTACAGAAAGCCAAAAATGTCGTCAACTGAGGTATAAAGATCTCGATTGGTTAAAGCAAAGATAGACAATTCCAAATAGGTACACGGACGCAGGGTCATATCAGTCTTGAAAAGGGATGTAGCCAGGATTCACAGGCCAGACCGCCTGCAGGTTATTCAGAGCTGATCCGGTTAGGTGCTGCTTGATATTACTCAACATTGGATTTGACAAATGGATAATGGCAGATCCCCTTAACTCCAATAACCTGCGAAAAACAGTCTTGTGTTCAGACGCTGCTTGGATTACACAGTTTTATGACACTTCCGTTCGTGCCACTGGATACATCTCAGCATCTGATAGACAAAATACTCGCTCCTCACACAGCATCTGCAACATCAGAGGACAGTATTATCAGCGCTAAGACGGGCCAGGCTCACGGACAACGCAAAGAAgtgcgcaattgggcgagtgaaggtaaggtatctgggcttccacttgGGTCACAGGCCAgtgcagccccaaattgataagactgcagcCATTGCAACCTGTCCAAGACCTAAGAGCAAAAAGGAGGTGAGTTTTTGGGAACTGGCAGGATATTACAGGCGATTTGTTCCTAATTATTCAGCCCTTGTCAGCCCATTGCTTCCTCTAAAAAGGAAGGACCGGATACCTCCCAATGGT
The Danio rerio strain Tuebingen ecotype United States chromosome 4, GRCz12tu, whole genome shotgun sequence genome window above contains:
- the zgc:171604 gene encoding uncharacterized protein zgc:171604 → MALIKEENEDVRITEESEGPRITEVFTLKHEDPEEQTGLMVLKEETQELNEIEEKDQCGKHPDLMTDKPFLLAKNTSCKRAEKTKPFPCHQCGKHFSKKQNLKFHMRIHTGEKLFTCDQCGKSFTAKSGFEIHMRTHTGEKPFSCTECGKSFSHKQNLEIHKTIHTGEKPFACQHCGKRFSQMGNLKVHFRVHFGERPYTCQQCGKSFSHKHNLEIHKKIHTGEKPFACQHCGKRFSQMSNLKVHIRVHFGERPYTCQQCGKSFACKSTLSVHIMHHTGEKPFTCDQCEKRYVCKRELNRHKKIHAKDKCFKSDLCVSLATIPIVKNCPSEHVSFCLAN